The following DNA comes from Oncorhynchus mykiss isolate Arlee chromosome 16, USDA_OmykA_1.1, whole genome shotgun sequence.
GACAGTCTTGAGGAGGCTCCAGAACACAGGCTGGGGGAGGGCTCCCCGGGACCCCCCTTTCCTGCCGCGTCCCCCAGCCTCGGAGCGAACATATTTGCTTTTGATGCCGTGGATAAAGATGGCCTCCAGTGCGCAGCACAGCAGATTGGCGTCACCATCCTCGCTGGTAACCACGACATCGGTTGTCACGTAGCGCTTCTGCAACGCCTTGAGTGACCACGCCAACTTCTCCTTAATCCACTAAAGAAATTGTAAGATTGGTTTAAATCACATAGCCCAACAGATGAAACATTTCCAAATGTCTTCAACTGTTTGAAGTGACACAATTTCGCAATGGACTTCCCCAGATATTGGAAACAAAATGATGGCAGAAAAGATGTGTCATCACTTTAAGAAGGGTCATTAGCCATGTGAATATGAAACATACCCTGACACACATACAAGTGGCCCGATGTCAGCTGACACTGGCAAAAGGGCCAGAGAAAATCCATTTTAGGCAATAACACACAAAACAGACTATTTATGAGCTACTGTTGGGCTGGAATGGGTTTTGGCATTCATGACAAAGCGTGTTCTGGGCATCTAATAACACTTGGCCAAACACAAGTTTGTCAAAATGGCTCTTTGACATCTAAAACAGACTGTAAACCTGCTTAACTGCTGCTCATACAAGTTCTACCAACCCGACTACAAATAGGAACACTTTTGATCTTTATTTTCCCCAGAAAACAGGAACAGTGGACACTGGCCTACAATTTGAATTGATAAAACAAACCTTTGCCTCATTGACGTTGTCGGTAAAACTTGAAAATGACAGCATATTATTGATTATCTATGATATTTATCACACAGGCTACATTGCACAATGTCTAGCCTAAATCAAACATCAACAGAGTTcagttaaaggaaaactccacccaagaGCTATCTTTTAGTATTTGATTCATTAGCCCATTATTGATAGACCCAaattgttttgcatgtcagcaatcaagttttcaagatgtaTAACTTTAAAAATACAGAAACAAAGGTGGTATGAGACATTTTGCATCATATAATGGTGCGTTTTGCAGGCTATTACTAGAACAGCAAAGATAGCCTACACCACTTAAACAGACCTAAAAATAAGTTTCAGATATTGATTTTATTCACTTAGTTTAAACCGTCTGTTATAAAGTAGTGCAATCAAACTGTGACATAAAAACGCCACGACATCAATGGGCTGCATTAAAGCAGAAGTCTGTTTTTTCacgcaaaaaaaaatatttaaaaaacacataAGAAATATTTTGTTGCGTTTTATAAAcgcagatctaaaatgcttcttattgtaatttctgctgTGCATCAGACtaattttgtgcttcagttgcacttcacTTGGATGAAAATTAATGAACgagcattctatcagcagacagggCTCTCTGACTGATGCGTAGCTACTTTTCTCCTGTACTTTCTCCGTGTAGCCTACTTTTCTCCAgtaaaatgcaagattaacttCAAGCAAAACATTAAGAAATGTAGCTGGCTGCATTTTTCTATGATAAACATTCTAAAGATCTGGCCATGAATTGTTTTTGCCAAAAATTGTATTTTCTGCGAAGAAAACCTGcccctgatcactctattgaagcaaaaaaaacactgttttctttcaatataaaacactggtgaaCTGGTTTAAACACAGATGTTTTGATGGTCTGCATTTTGAAAATGCACATTTTTGAATTCTAACGCGACCCCAGCTACTTGTCCACAAGGTCACTTACGTGAATAACTATGCCATGTCATATAGGCTAAGGTGTTTGACATAGTAACCTGGACTTCAATGACTAAGAACTGGAAATCAGGGCATCCCAGTAAGCAATAAACATTAGGCTAAGCAATAAATATTCATTTAGGCTTATTGTTAAAATACTAAGATTGGTCAGGCATAGACAGGGTCGATGTGTCACTAAAacagtgtctgtgagagagatCTGATCACCTTTTCAGAGTCACATGGAAGTGGTTTATGGGATTGGGTGAGCCattaacagtaaaaaaaaaaaaaggtttagcTTACCTGCTTGACGTCTTTTGCCTCTGGCCCTGTATCTGGGGTCTGTGTGGCTAACATCTTGCCTCCAGGGATGAGAGTTACTCCCACATGACACGCTGTAACATACACATAAGATATCTCCGGTGGTTATGCTGACAACAAGCTGAACAAACAACCCCACGGAAAAACACATTGTTACAGGGCTCTACAGtgtgaccattttacttgcaAATAAATATTTTGCTGTACTTTAAATTTtaatttaggagcaccagtgcGTCTAGAAAAATGTACGATTCTAGCTTTAATACCTCAAATATTTGTCCTTGTGCTCCTAAATGTATTTGTgtgagactacattttccaattTAGGCGCACATGTGCTCCTTGTAGTTCTGCAAGCCCCCTTTATATCCATTTAGGTGGCATTTGACATAATTTAAGTAAACAAACACATCAAGGGCTGTCAGTACAATATTCTAGTGGTAGTGACATTCATTGACAGAAGAGAGACTGACTATAAGATTATTTCCACATCATGCCGAGTCACACAATTTAGAGATCACAAGACTGTTTTAGCTTATGTATGGTGTGTGTTGACACCAGCTCAGAAATCAATCACACGGTCTACTGAGGTTTTTGTTGACAGTAAGACAAGTTGCCACAGAGGAAAAAATGCTAGCAGTGAGGAATAGAACTTCCTGGAAGAAGGGAACGTGAACGTACAGTGAGTGCTCACGAGAGCATTAACGTGTTTGTCAAAAGCTTTGGCTTGATCACTGGAGCCCATCCCTTTATCCCAATTTGTATGACACTTATCTAACGGCTGTGTCTATCTAGTGGACAAAAACAACATAcctttaaaaacatatatatatataattcctaAACCCTAATTCCCAATGACAATGTTAACGTCTACAAATCAGCTGATTGAGAACCCCCGGTACTGTCGTAAAGAAATGCCCTTAATAAAAGGCTAAATAAACAATATAGTTACATAAATACAAACATGCATGTGTAGTTGACAagaaacataaagaaaaacacaAGGAACATTGCGTTACTAACAAGCTAGCTAGATACATACCGTATTATTGTTGGGTCAACGTCGTTAACTAGCCAGTTAGCGATGTCCAAAACAAGCGATATTAACTGGATTTTTCCCCGCTGCTTTGTCGTTCTTGTTTGACTCCTACGTGGACTGCAACATTGTATCGCATGATGCCATTTCACAGAGTCGTTTCTTTCACATGTACATTCCTGAATCCGAGACAGGAAGAAAAGTCTAATCGAATGCGTCTGCAACCTTTAGCTCAGCTTCAGGCAGAGATGTTCGAGAAAGTAGGAGATCGGAATCGCATTGGACAATGAATTAGGTATAAGCCTCCACCCAGCAGTCTGTCGACCAATCGCGTTAATGTTGTTATGTTGCGTCGCACGGTTGCTAAACAAATCGTCACGCAATCTCTTCTCGAAGTCAGGTTATGAGTCGAGAAACCTGCTATTTTCCTCAGAATAGCCCAGAATAGGCTGTGCGGCCCATTGACAATGTATGGGTAAAGTATACAAGGGGCATTAACACAATTCCGTCTCCTCAAAAGTGCCTATGGTTCAGGTTCAGCTCAGCTGAGGGGACAAATGCATGAATGTGATATGTCTGGCTCTACATTCCTTCAGAACATACGGGCTTGCAGAAAAGGTATATGTGCGCTTGCATGCAACCAGATGTATGTCAGAATATGTCAGCTTCATGTAAAAAGCAAAATTATTCTCATCCCTGTTCAGTGACGTTTTGTTGGATACATAGTCTGGCTGCAGAAGTCTTCCAGAACCAGGTATGCTCTGCTATTTTAATTTTGCAATATAGGACAACATTCCGCTCTAGCATATCCTTACCCCTATATTCTTTATAGGCTATTGCTGACTGTCCTATATGCCTAGGGCCCTATGCTATGTTTGTCAATTAATACAAGCCTTTAACTTTTCCACAtgataatttatttgaattcTTTGGAGGTTTGCCCAATGCTTTGGATATGTTCATGCTATTAGGTCTActgatttttgtttgttttatgtaGTGCGTTGTCCTAGTTTTTTCTAAAGcatttatatgtgtgtgtttttttctcttCTTTTTAAAAATAAAGGATGTGTGTGCACAGTTCAGCAATAGAAAATTAGAAAAGTAAGAAAGCTTGAGAAATAATATAGATTGATTGAATTCAAGTGATTACTGTAACATATCATAGCTTTTTTAAATCTGTTCATAATCAGTATTCCAGGAAATGTTGCACAGCACTACAAgttatttttctctctcgctttacCAAGGTTTCTGCTGAGTATGAATGATTGTGTCATGGTATTTACTCTTTGATTGAATTACACTATCAGTGTATAGACAGTTTCTATTTCGCAATGATACTAATCTCTCATATTGATGAAAGACATTTACCACAAACAATAGTCCAGAGACCAATATCAAATAGAGGCCAAGCAGTAGCagctaatgtatttatttatcctttGATGAGCAGTGATCTGAGTAACAGATAGGCTTGTTACCATATAGACTATATTTTTACATAGAGTTACTGAGCTTCACAATAAAAGGTGAGTAATGTCCAATCAGTGGGATAATACATTTAATCATCACTGATATGTCTGCTTTGGTTTTTGACACGAGACAACACATAGTTATCCCATAGTACAGATAGCTTTAGAACTCACACCAATGTATGTAAACTAGTAGAACTGTACAAGAGTCATACAAATTAGAAAGAAACAAAGATTTCGAAATATATTCGAGACCTATAACCCACCTGTGACAGAAAGTGTTAGCAAAGATGGCAGATAAATTAAGATAGTTCAATCAGGCCGTTTATTACCATTGAAAAAATGACTTTTCTTGTTGAAAAGCGGTATCCCAAGTAttaatacagtaaagtacacacactaaagggtaattattattattgtttcttCTGTAAAATAGTGTTTTTAGacacaactgcaaacttcaaggagtaGGGCATTCAAGGCTTTGGTTTGATGGGAAGTCGTAATGTCATAGGCCTCCCCCTTGCTTGAAGAACAATATTATGTTTCTTCAGAGAAAATATATTTGTAGTGatgtccaatgtttttttgttattgTATTGGAATTtgaaatttaaaataaaatgtttaaaagtgttttttttttaaagagacgaAGCGAGGAACAACTGggccaaaaaatatatattctccccccaaaaaacaaaaacaaaagaggGGCAAAAAAGAACAAAAGAGGAAAGACCCACCCCAACACTTGTGCTATTTCATGATgtacaagcatttctctacacccgcaataacatctgctaaacacgtgtatgtgaccaatacaatttgatttgaatttatcTGGACCACcgattgagatgtgccttttgatAAGTAGATCAGATGTTAAATGAGTTGAAAATAAGACTGGCGTGCCACCTATACAGTGCCACCCAGTGGAGACAGTACCACATGTGACATTACACAGAGGTTCCAAACGGAAGTGTGTTGTACCGAAAATGTGGCGCGAGACATAGCCAATGTTGTGTGTACATACacgtttttttttaagtaaaaactTAATCTAAAACAGTTCCATCCACTGCATTTATTATACAATTTGGGAACTACGTTGTTTTATGAGACGGGCGGCATAGGAACCGGCGTTCATCAAGGCAAATATGCCCCGTAGACGACAGGTACGAAACATGTAGGTCGGAAGCTAACGTTAcggcgttagctagctagctggataAAGCTAACTTGATTAGCTATGCTGCTAGCATAATGTTGCTAAAATGTTAGCCAGTGGTCTCTATAATGCATTCGAAAGTATGAATGTTTCTTAACTAGCTAGATAACCTAATGCTAACTATCTAGTTAGCTACTGCAGATAACCTAAGTTAGTAAGCTAAAATGGCCTATTTTTTACGCTTTCAAGGTAGATTGCTAGCTAATGCTGCAATGGTGTTTTGCTAATGTTGCGTTGCCTATTTGGCTAACTAACGTTaactgactagctagctagctattaagGCTGTGTTTACATATCGATTTGTAGAGAGTAATTAGCTAGCTGTATATCTCATTTATGAGAAATTGATACATTTGAAGGAGCTAACGTTAGCAACAATTCTATAACCTAGTTAGAGCCATCATGACAAGCAAATAGTTAACGTTACCTGGCTAACGTGTTAGCCCTACCAGTCTTACTTTTTTTCCATTCTATCACAGAGTGTGCATTTGGGGAGCGGCTCTGATGGGACTGAAGATTCAGACTCTTCTGCAGAGCGAGAACAGACAAACAGCTCAGAGAGTGATGGGAACATGCCCAAGAGAACACGCCTCACAAGAGCATCTCTGCGCCTCAGCCAAAGCTCACAAGGTAAAGAAAGCCATGGGATGGATGCTTTAGTTATGAATCAAAACCTACATTGCAACTGTAGTAGTTAGGCTAGCGAACAATGAGTCAATCACCTGTATAGGAGACCTTGTGAGGGCTAACAATTGCTAGAAGAGTCCATTATTTTATCCTACAGTGTCAGTGTAGCTGAATGTTGTGCTGTTTCTCCCACATGCCAATGTAGACACACCAGATGTGAAGCGAGTCGGCGACCATGACGAGTCTCCGCCGTTGACGCCCACAGGCAACGCCCCATCATCTGAGTCTGAGCTGGACATCTCCAGCCCCAACGCCTCCCACGACGAGAGTGTGGCCAAAGACCCCGCCCTCAGAGACTCAGACAAGGACCTCTCCCACCGGCCCAAGCGCCGCCGCTGCCATGAGACCTACAATTTTAACATGAAGTGTCCCACACCGGGATGCAACTCACTGGGTAAGACAAGTGACTATTTGGTTAGTGGCACCACTGCTAGTTTAGTGGATGCTGAACAAGACTTGTCATGATTATTGTTAAGATTCTTATTATGAAATATCTCTGGTCAATTAATTTAATTATATGTAAACTCATTGCTTTTCTGTCTCTCGTGTTCCTTGCAGGACATCTAACAGGAAAACATGAACGCCATTTTGCGGTTTCAGGATGTCCTCTTTACCATAACCTATCTGCTGATGAATGCAAGGTAAATATGTCATTAAAATATTTGGCATTGCTTATTGAGGTACATTAACTTCATTGTCTCGTACAATGAGAGCTACAGAGAATCAAATGCCCATCCTTTTTATTGACAGGTGAAAGCAACCACTCGCGAGAAACACGAAGAAGAATCAAAGGTGCAGGAGGAAAGCAACAGACACGCTACACGACATCAggtaaaattaattaaattaatgTTGAATACTTTTTACGGTGATTAATTTTATCATGTCAGGTGGGGCTTCAATTGGCTCAccacgctctagcaactccttctGGTTGGCCAGGCGCccgcaggctgacctcggtcgtcaggtgaacggtgtttcctccaacacattggtgcggctagctTCCGGGATAAGCAGGCAGGtattaagaagcgcggtttggctgttcaggtttcggaggacgcatgactcgaccttcgcccattggggagttgcagtgatgagaccagatcaaaaaagggggtaaaataaaaaatagctaAAATCACAATGAATTCCTGTTGTGTCCACCAGATGCCCACATCAAAACAGACGAGATACAAAGAGCAGGTGACGGAGATGAGAAAGGGGAGGAATTCTGGGCTTCCCAAGGAGCAGAAGGAGAAGTACATGGTGAGACATAGGACAGATCTCCCCCATTCTAATGACTAGAGGGAGAATCATGTTTGCTATGGGGATCCTCTGGTCACTTGGCCCTTCCACCCCTACGGGAGAGCAGCTCCCaatcagcccagtcaaagctcttctctgtcttggcaccccaatggtggaacaagcTTACCCCTAATGTCAGGACAGCGGCCCATCTTCCTGAAAATGTCTGAAACGCTACCTCTTTTTAAAGAGTATATTCAATAAAGCCCGTTTATTGACACAATCAGCACTCCGTCACCCAACTCTTTTTCTTTCCATCTCGTCTACAGGAGCATCGACAGAGCCACGGCAACACCAGAGAACCTCTTCTGGAGAACATCACTAGTGAATATGACCTGGAGCTTTTCAGAAAAGCCCAGGCACGCGCATCTGAAGATCTGGTAAGACAAAAACCTCAGTGCACCTTCATGCATAATAAACCAAtcgtgttttagattattgtagATAAGATGTTCTTGGTAGTTTAGAAGAATTTCATATTTCTCCTCTCTCGTTTTCCGCTTATTGAAAACGCCACAGGAGAAGCTGCGGATCCAGGGACAGATCACGGAGGGCAGCAACATGATCAAGACCATCCTGTTCGGCCGCTACGAGCTGGACACGTGGTACCACTCGCCCTACCCCGAGGAGTACGCCCGCCTGGGACGTCTCTACGTCTGCGAGTTCTGCCTCAAGTACATGAAGAGCCAGACCATTCTGAGACGACACATGgtaagatatacagtgccttcagaaagtacccCTCGACTTTGttattccacgttttgttacagcCCGAATTTCAAAATAGatgaaatattatttattttttcactcACCcgtctacacactataccccataatgacaaagtgaaaacatgtttttagaaatgtattgaaaatgaattacagaaatatctcatttacataggcATTCCCACCCCTTTGCTATGCCACCCAAAATGTAGGTCTGGTGCATCCAATTtactttgatcatccttgagctgtcacgacaacttgattggagttcacctgttgCCAATTCAgctgtgtgtttctttctaaatgtaTGTCCaaacatgtctatataaggtcccacagttaatcgtagatgtcagagcaaaaacttgTCAAGTCCAAagaactgtctgtagatctccgAGATAGAATTGTTGTGTCTGGGGAAGGGCATAAAACCATTTCTAGTGTTAAAAGTTTTGAAGAGagcagtggtctccatcattgacAAATTAAAACAAATATGAAACTGCCTAGATCTGGCTGTCAGACCGAACTGGgtaagaaggaccttggtcatgGAAGTGACCTAGACAGAACTACAGaattccttggctgagatgggagaacctgccacgAGGACAAcggtctctacagcacttcaccaatctaggctttatgggagagtggccagtcggaagccactcctgagaaaaagtcTCATGACAGCATGCATAAGGCAAattattctgtggtctgatgagacaaatttaactctttagcctgaatgcaaAGCTCTGTGTCTGGAGAAAATCAAGCACAGCTCATCTCCCAACGGGGAAGAATCATGCTATGTATGCTTTTTAGCGtcagggactaggagactggtaaggatagagggaacaatgactGGAGCCAAATACAGCAAACTCTTGATGAGAGAGTTTcttcagagtgcaaacgaccTTAAGCTGGGGCATAGAGTCCACgttccaacaggataatgaccccaaAAATACAGCCAAAACACTGCTGGATTGGCTTCAGAACacgaatgtgaaagtccttgagtgttCCAGTCAAAGCCAAGATttaaatcccattgaaaatctgtggaaagacttgggAGAGGCGATGAACAGCAATCTAGCTTAAGAGCTTTGAGAAAATCTGCAGATGTTCAAAGATTCTTCCAAATGGTCTACGGTACAACTCCCGCAGCCGCACTCCTTTTGAGAA
Coding sequences within:
- the LOC110491542 gene encoding histone acetyltransferase KAT7 isoform X1, whose amino-acid sequence is MHECDMSGSTFLQNIRACRKVTFCWIHSLAAEVFQNQSVHLGSGSDGTEDSDSSAEREQTNSSESDGNMPKRTRLTRASLRLSQSSQDTPDVKRVGDHDESPPLTPTGNAPSSESELDISSPNASHDESVAKDPALRDSDKDLSHRPKRRRCHETYNFNMKCPTPGCNSLGHLTGKHERHFAVSGCPLYHNLSADECKVKATTREKHEEESKVQEESNRHATRHQMPTSKQTRYKEQVTEMRKGRNSGLPKEQKEKYMEHRQSHGNTREPLLENITSEYDLELFRKAQARASEDLKTPQEKLRIQGQITEGSNMIKTILFGRYELDTWYHSPYPEEYARLGRLYVCEFCLKYMKSQTILRRHMAKCVWKHPPGDEVYRKGAISVFEVDGKKNKIYCQNLCLLAKLFLDHKTLYYDVEPFLFYVMTEADNTGCHLVGYFSKEKNSFLNYNVSCILTMPQYMRQGFGKMLIDFSYLLSKVEEKVGSPERPLSDLGLISYRSYWKEVLLRYMYNFQGKEISIKEISQETAVNPVDIVSTLQSLQMLKYWKGKHLVLKRQDLIDEWKAKETKRGSNNKTIDPSSLKWTPPKGT
- the LOC110491542 gene encoding histone acetyltransferase KAT7 isoform X2, whose product is MHECDMSGSTFLQNIRACRKVTFCWIHSLAAEVFQNQSVHLGSGSDGTEDSDSSAEREQTNSSESDGNMPKRTRLTRASLRLSQSSQDTPDVKRVGDHDESPPLTPTGNAPSSESELDISSPNASHDESVAKDPALRDSDKDLSHRPKRRRCHETYNFNMKCPTPGCNSLGHLTGKHERHFAVSGCPLYHNLSADECKVKATTREKHEEESKVQEESNRHATRHQMPTSKQTRYKEQVTEMRKGRNSGLPKEQKEKYMEHRQSHGNTREPLLENITSEYDLELFRKAQARASEDLEKLRIQGQITEGSNMIKTILFGRYELDTWYHSPYPEEYARLGRLYVCEFCLKYMKSQTILRRHMAKCVWKHPPGDEVYRKGAISVFEVDGKKNKIYCQNLCLLAKLFLDHKTLYYDVEPFLFYVMTEADNTGCHLVGYFSKEKNSFLNYNVSCILTMPQYMRQGFGKMLIDFSYLLSKVEEKVGSPERPLSDLGLISYRSYWKEVLLRYMYNFQGKEISIKEISQETAVNPVDIVSTLQSLQMLKYWKGKHLVLKRQDLIDEWKAKETKRGSNNKTIDPSSLKWTPPKGT
- the LOC110491542 gene encoding histone acetyltransferase KAT7 isoform X3 — protein: MNVICLALHSFRTYGLAEKSVHLGSGSDGTEDSDSSAEREQTNSSESDGNMPKRTRLTRASLRLSQSSQDTPDVKRVGDHDESPPLTPTGNAPSSESELDISSPNASHDESVAKDPALRDSDKDLSHRPKRRRCHETYNFNMKCPTPGCNSLGHLTGKHERHFAVSGCPLYHNLSADECKVKATTREKHEEESKVQEESNRHATRHQMPTSKQTRYKEQVTEMRKGRNSGLPKEQKEKYMEHRQSHGNTREPLLENITSEYDLELFRKAQARASEDLKTPQEKLRIQGQITEGSNMIKTILFGRYELDTWYHSPYPEEYARLGRLYVCEFCLKYMKSQTILRRHMAKCVWKHPPGDEVYRKGAISVFEVDGKKNKIYCQNLCLLAKLFLDHKTLYYDVEPFLFYVMTEADNTGCHLVGYFSKEKNSFLNYNVSCILTMPQYMRQGFGKMLIDFSYLLSKVEEKVGSPERPLSDLGLISYRSYWKEVLLRYMYNFQGKEISIKEISQETAVNPVDIVSTLQSLQMLKYWKGKHLVLKRQDLIDEWKAKETKRGSNNKTIDPSSLKWTPPKGT
- the LOC110491542 gene encoding histone acetyltransferase KAT7 isoform X6, which translates into the protein MPRRRQSVHLGSGSDGTEDSDSSAEREQTNSSESDGNMPKRTRLTRASLRLSQSSQDTPDVKRVGDHDESPPLTPTGNAPSSESELDISSPNASHDESVAKDPALRDSDKDLSHRPKRRRCHETYNFNMKCPTPGCNSLGHLTGKHERHFAVSGCPLYHNLSADECKVKATTREKHEEESKVQEESNRHATRHQMPTSKQTRYKEQVTEMRKGRNSGLPKEQKEKYMEHRQSHGNTREPLLENITSEYDLELFRKAQARASEDLEKLRIQGQITEGSNMIKTILFGRYELDTWYHSPYPEEYARLGRLYVCEFCLKYMKSQTILRRHMAKCVWKHPPGDEVYRKGAISVFEVDGKKNKIYCQNLCLLAKLFLDHKTLYYDVEPFLFYVMTEADNTGCHLVGYFSKEKNSFLNYNVSCILTMPQYMRQGFGKMLIDFSYLLSKVEEKVGSPERPLSDLGLISYRSYWKEVLLRYMYNFQGKEISIKEISQETAVNPVDIVSTLQSLQMLKYWKGKHLVLKRQDLIDEWKAKETKRGSNNKTIDPSSLKWTPPKGT
- the LOC110491542 gene encoding histone acetyltransferase KAT7 isoform X4, which gives rise to MPRRRQSVHLGSGSDGTEDSDSSAEREQTNSSESDGNMPKRTRLTRASLRLSQSSQDTPDVKRVGDHDESPPLTPTGNAPSSESELDISSPNASHDESVAKDPALRDSDKDLSHRPKRRRCHETYNFNMKCPTPGCNSLGHLTGKHERHFAVSGCPLYHNLSADECKVKATTREKHEEESKVQEESNRHATRHQMPTSKQTRYKEQVTEMRKGRNSGLPKEQKEKYMEHRQSHGNTREPLLENITSEYDLELFRKAQARASEDLKTPQEKLRIQGQITEGSNMIKTILFGRYELDTWYHSPYPEEYARLGRLYVCEFCLKYMKSQTILRRHMAKCVWKHPPGDEVYRKGAISVFEVDGKKNKIYCQNLCLLAKLFLDHKTLYYDVEPFLFYVMTEADNTGCHLVGYFSKEKNSFLNYNVSCILTMPQYMRQGFGKMLIDFSYLLSKVEEKVGSPERPLSDLGLISYRSYWKEVLLRYMYNFQGKEISIKEISQETAVNPVDIVSTLQSLQMLKYWKGKHLVLKRQDLIDEWKAKETKRGSNNKTIDPSSLKWTPPKGT
- the LOC110491542 gene encoding histone acetyltransferase KAT7 isoform X5, with protein sequence MPKRTRLTRASLRLSQSSQDTPDVKRVGDHDESPPLTPTGNAPSSESELDISSPNASHDESVAKDPALRDSDKDLSHRPKRRRCHETYNFNMKCPTPGCNSLGHLTGKHERHFAVSGCPLYHNLSADECKVKATTREKHEEESKVQEESNRHATRHQMPTSKQTRYKEQVTEMRKGRNSGLPKEQKEKYMEHRQSHGNTREPLLENITSEYDLELFRKAQARASEDLKTPQEKLRIQGQITEGSNMIKTILFGRYELDTWYHSPYPEEYARLGRLYVCEFCLKYMKSQTILRRHMAKCVWKHPPGDEVYRKGAISVFEVDGKKNKIYCQNLCLLAKLFLDHKTLYYDVEPFLFYVMTEADNTGCHLVGYFSKEKNSFLNYNVSCILTMPQYMRQGFGKMLIDFSYLLSKVEEKVGSPERPLSDLGLISYRSYWKEVLLRYMYNFQGKEISIKEISQETAVNPVDIVSTLQSLQMLKYWKGKHLVLKRQDLIDEWKAKETKRGSNNKTIDPSSLKWTPPKGT